The genomic DNA ATCGGTGAAATGCGCGGTGGGCAGCGTATCACGCCGGTCGCCGAGGTGGCGGCACAGCGCTTCGAAGCGGCGGCGATAGACGTTGTTGGGGCGGAGACCATCGCGGCTCGCAAGCTCGAAACTATGGCTGACGATCGTGACCGCGCGATGCCCGGCATCGCTGGCATGGCGGAGCGCGGCGCGGATCTCGGCGAAGGAGACGGCGCAGAGCTGAAGATGGCGGAGGCCGCCCCCGGCTTCGGCGATCTGCGTCACCGGCACCTCGATCACGCCCGCATGCTCGACCGGATCGATTAGCGCGGGGTCGAACGGCAGATTGCTCGGATGCGGGTGATGCGACCCGTTGTGGCTGCTGTCGTAACGGATGCCGAGCGCGGCGAGCGCCTCCAGCGTCGCGGCATCGGCCGCGTAGCTTCCCGCACGAAAGGCGATCGGCGGCGGCGCGCCGGCTTCGATCAGCAGATCGCGCGCTTGGCGGATCATGTCGCGCTGGAGCGCGGCGGTCAGCGCGTTGAGCTCGAAGACGGGCTTCATCCCTTCGGGCTGCCGCCAGAAAGGATGGAGGTGGAGCTGCACCTCCTGCCCCGCCGCAAGGATCGGCTCGACCATGCGGCGCACCGGCTCGATCCCGTAGCGGACCGCGGGCATCGGATCGACGAAGAAGCAGGCCTTGAGGCCGTGCCGCGCGAGCATGGCGAGTTGGTAGAGCACGCCGACCCCGGCCGGATCGAACGAGCGCTCCCAATTCTCCTCCCACGATGCGCCCCGGGCCAAGTGGCGCCAGGTCAGCTCCGTGTCGATCGTCAAGAGGACCGGCACAGTCATGCCAATGCGTTAGGCGACGGAAGTGAAGAAATGGTGGAGGGGTTCAGCCCCGCGGGTGGAAGAAGTCGTAGATGCCGCGCGCCATCGCGCTCGATATGCCGGGCGCCTTTTCCAGATCCTCGAGCGCGGCGCTCTTCACCGCGCGCGCGGTGCCGAAGTGCATGAGCAGTGCGCGCTTGCGGCCGGGACCTATGCCAGGAACCTCGTCGAGCGGGCTGGTGGTCATGCTCTTGGCGCGCTTGGTGCGGTGCGCGCCGATCGCGAAGCGGTGCGCCTCGTCGCGCAGCCGTTGGA from Allosphingosinicella indica includes the following:
- a CDS encoding polysaccharide deacetylase family protein, with amino-acid sequence MTVPVLLTIDTELTWRHLARGASWEENWERSFDPAGVGVLYQLAMLARHGLKACFFVDPMPAVRYGIEPVRRMVEPILAAGQEVQLHLHPFWRQPEGMKPVFELNALTAALQRDMIRQARDLLIEAGAPPPIAFRAGSYAADAATLEALAALGIRYDSSHNGSHHPHPSNLPFDPALIDPVEHAGVIEVPVTQIAEAGGGLRHLQLCAVSFAEIRAALRHASDAGHRAVTIVSHSFELASRDGLRPNNVYRRRFEALCRHLGDRRDTLPTAHFTDLGDIAAPVRSRPLPPKRLREARRRGAQVWADTRYERPGSALTAVTGSTLAGLEIIAAMVVR